The DNA sequence tatttttattattattattattttttatttgtattacatcatttttaattatatcatattcatCACTAggcataattttatatttatatccaaAATTTGTTATATGATACTTTTTAAGACATTGCATAAGTTCTATATGTTCTTTAACTTGTTCATGTTTTATAAATtccaaatatttataataatgataaaaagataaatgtTCAGGCTCATGTTCAGACCGTTTTACTTTATCATAATATAGTTGAGCTGTTGGTTCTGGGAAATCATCATAATATAGagacatattattatatatttttttaatattattataatcataatcaTTGTAATAATtaggtttatatatattttttttcatttttaagggctgcatattaatattataagttttaaaaatatgtttatgttttgcaaaaacatataaacaattATTAACTACCTTGTTTTTTTCATAGTATGCTtgattataatttgtttttcttaaaactaattttatgttatttccTGGTATgacatatgtattattaggaagtaaaaataaatgttcatatatatataatagtatagtaataaatatatgtttacatttatttcttaatataataaagatttTTGTTTTACctattttatcttttgtctttatatttaattcatgATATCCTCTTACCTTGTTAAATAATACTTTTACATAATCTacatattttgtattataatacatatcaaatatatcgtttttatgataatttattttcttattattatctgtaagaatatataaaaattttttctcTGTTTTATTAGCgtatgtaataataacattatcTATAATGTAAATGTGACTGCTTACATTATATTCAACAGAAATATAActcttttcttcttctttttttttatttactcTTATGATAAATGAGGATAAAGATTTATTACAATTcactttttctttatctataaaaattaatacttCTTTACAACAAATATTATCGCTAAGAATCCACGAGTTACTATTATTTGGATTTTCCAAGAAGTTATGATGTTTATAAtccacattattattatcaatattattaatattatcaatattatttttatacatattgtcCCATATTTCTGTCTGGATAACACCTTTGTTAATCATTTCTCgttgttttttctttattatattatattcatcttttaaataatatatttcaaaaaaatcttctttaaaataatacCACATATAACATTCATCAGAATCGTCATCATAACTATAATAtgttaatacatttttttcattcaaattattaaaagatataatcTCATCATATGAAATTCTTGTTTTTACATATCTTATAATAATTGAACAcactaaaaaataaatatatatgatgaccatttttttttttttggttcaCACTGAAAAGAGAGATAACATATTAAACACATCAAAGtgagtaaataaataaataaataaattaataaataatatatatatatatatatatatatatatatatataatagcgatttatatgtattaaaatttataagaacaaaaaaaggTCACAAAATTAgacttcaaaaaaaaaaaaaaaaaattcatctTTTCGACACTTATTCAATATTAATACAacttataatttttcaaaaataagaatgtaaaaaaattttcatattgataaattttttatataatcccATTATGTAAAAACAGGCAcacatatatcatatatatatatgtactttaTATATCCTCGACccttatatattaaaaaataatatattatatatatatacacatattttatttttttatgataaataaaCCATTAAAGAACTAACCAATTTATTcccaaaatatatatatatatatatatatatatatatatttatttatttattgtatatataacaaattaatattatatcaatattaaaaaccttttttattatacattcACAAACGACAAAGATAATATGATCCCTAGTCacattatacataatataagcACAGtgacacaaaaaaaatttatactttttttttttttttttttttttagtttttattatatatatatatatatatatatatatatatataaattttttttaattaaacaaAGAACACATTGGAATACATTCCCAAATtattcttcaaaaaaaatacacaaaaataaaaaatatatatataaataaataaacatatataatatatatatatatatatatatatttatttatttatttatatcttcctAAATTCAGCAGTATTTGAAAAGTACTTATTTTCGGTTTGCTTATTTTTTGCATTAATCAATGAAGGGTTATATAATTCAATACCCTGGAGTGGGGTAAAAATTAGGGAAGAAGACAATCCCCCTGTGGCTCCACTTGAATGAACatttaaatttcttttttttgttataagatttttttgtttatttgtatattttaatttggTTATATTTGAATTTAATAACATGGTATTTTgatcattaaaattataaaaatcatcTGTAGTTTCAGGACCGAATGGTAATCTATTGATTTGTTTTGTTAATTCGGTAATTtgtgttttttcttttaatttacgATATCTTTTTCCtcctctttttctttttcttttttcatcaGGCATgggtaatatttttttttgttttaatggTGGAGGTTCttgtaattttattaaatgtgatataatatattgtctAAGTAATAATCCATATTGtccttctttatattttttaaaataatcgATTCGAGCAGCTAAACTACATTTTGAAGCTAGTAAGCTTATggctttctttttatatgcaTCAGGTACACTTTGAACAATTTCTGAACAACACAGGATACCTATTCCCAAAGTTTTATGTACATTACTTAAACCAAATAATGATTTTTTTGTACTTGCTATAACTATTAGATTTTGAGATGAAATTATTGATAAGTTCTTTAAAGAACCCACAGCACTTATTAAGCGTGCCGTTAATGAACTACCTAATAACATGGTTACATTTGGTGCTAGATAAAACATTTTACtttctaaatataataatattatatttctatattcatttaattgTATTCCTTCATTACAAAATGAAATACAATTTTTCAATAAATTATCAGGCAAACATATTCCTGTTGTCATACTAGAAGCAACAGTAATAGCCATAACGGTTGTGTTAGGTAAAATATCTGAGAAATCAATATTCTTTAAATCAACCtcatttcttattttattaacaaCACTTATATATTCTACAGGACTATATACTATAGAATCTAATTCTGGAAATTTTGTTGAATAAATATCTTTTACATATTTGTggatatttaatatttctgtGTCAATTTTTAGGATAGTTTCCATACATTTTTCTATCATCACAtcatcataaaaattatcctcatcactactactattattattattattgttattattaaacttatcattatcaatattatttattttattgctATCCTTCTCCTTTAATAATACTTCAATTTCTTCATCACCATCtacattttcatcatctttttctttttctttttttttttcttcctcttCAAACATGTACGTCTTTATATCATtcatcatatttaaaaactCTTCATCATATAACAATTCCGAGATTTTCCTTTCCttgtttttcttcttctcaTTTAAAAACTCTTCAATAGCATCGACAATCTCTTCataatcatcattatcttcatcCTCCATTCTATTGTtacttcttttaataaaGGGGGCCTTCTCCCcgatattattttcttcttcttcgtcTTCAAATTCAAGATCTTCGAGATCTTTCAGAAATGAGTCAGCCAAAGTTGcctacaaataaaaattaaatcaattaaaaggaaatatataaacactattatatgtattattttacagtttttttaataatatatatatttgccCCAGAAAcgaattttatacatataataaattcagGAAAACATCccatttgattttttttcatccttaccatttttttattccataatataatatgttttgaaatttgaggaaaaaaaaaaaaaaaattaaaaaatatataaataaatatatatatattatattattaattatacgttcatatatattatatgatatatttttttttttttttctttttcttttttttttttttttttcccaacATTTCTCAAAATATTGTTCGACGtataattaaaagaaatattttatttttcatatttttaatttttatttttatttttttatttttatctactatttttaaaaagagagatataattatatatacatatataaatatataagttcAAAGGGACACGCTtagcaaaaaaaaagaaacaattaaaaatataatatatataataaataatatgtaaaaaaaatgaaaatgttaatattgcctatattaataatgtaaataaatatatataaatattatataatatatatatatatatatatatatatatatatatatatatatatatatatatttgtatttatttatattttttaattttcttataatttcatttcatttttttgtttattttaaaaaattaaaaagtatGTCGACTGTTGTacttttatcatttattatatacaaataaaaaaaatataaatataataaaaaattattatataattatctacttataaatatatatttatattatatatattttatatatatgtttttataataataacaggatgataaaacaattttatatgtcactcaaaaaaaaaaaaaaaaaaaataaataaataaattatatttctaaatatatatatatatatatatatat is a window from the Plasmodium falciparum 3D7 genome assembly, chromosome: 4 genome containing:
- a CDS encoding U4/U6 small nuclear ribonucleoprotein PRP31, putative codes for the protein MATLADSFLKDLEDLEFEDEEEENNIGEKAPFIKRSNNRMEDEDNDDYEEIVDAIEEFLNEKKKNKERKISELLYDEEFLNMMNDIKTYMFEEEEKKKEKEKDDENVDGDEEIEVLLKEKDSNKINNIDNDKFNNNNNNNNSSSDEDNFYDDVMIEKCMETILKIDTEILNIHKYVKDIYSTKFPELDSIVYSPVEYISVVNKIRNEVDLKNIDFSDILPNTTVMAITVASSMTTGICLPDNLLKNCISFCNEGIQLNEYRNIILLYLESKMFYLAPNVTMLLGSSLTARLISAVGSLKNLSIISSQNLIVIASTKKSLFGLSNVHKTLGIGILCCSEIVQSVPDAYKKKAISLLASKCSLAARIDYFKKYKEGQYGLLLRQYIISHLIKLQEPPPLKQKKILPMPDEKRKRKRGGKRYRKLKEKTQITELTKQINRLPFGPETTDDFYNFNDQNTMLLNSNITKLKYTNKQKNLITKKRNLNVHSSGATGGLSSSLIFTPLQGIELYNPSLINAKNKQTENKYFSNTAEFRKI